The segment GTTATAGTAGCACCTGTAATTGCTTTTATTTCATTATCTGCTGATGGACTTGCTTTAACAACCTTTAAAGATTTATCTATTGATTTTTTATCATATTGTCCTGAAAATTCTTTATCTGGAGCTTTAGCACCAAGACCTGGTGTTTCATTATGTGCAAGTATCTTTATTCCGCCTATTTTACCGTCTTTTCCGATACCTACCATCATTAATATTTCTCCACCATAACCCTTCGTACCAACTTTTATTGCATAACCTTCTCCATCCGCTTTGTTTACTTCCTTAATAGAACCATTTGCATCTAATTTCATATCAAACTTTTCTCCATCATTAGGAGTTACTGATGCTATTTTAGTGAAGTTTGAAGCTGATGGTAAAACTTGTTTCATTGCTTCGTTATTTGTTTTTATTTCTTGTTGTTTTATTGGAGTTAGTGTAACCTTATAAGCCCATCCTAAAACAAGTCCTGCGATTGCAGTAATAATTAATAGCTTAAATCCTAACATCAATGTTTCCATAGTGCTATTTTTGTTTTCCATTTATTTCGCCTCCCCAGTTCCAAAGGTTCTAGGTCTTACATACTTATCTATTAGAGGTACTACTAAATTCATTATAAGAATTGAGTAAGAACATCCTTCTGGATATCCTCCAAATTTACGTATAATCATAGCTAAGAATCCTGCTGCTATAGCAAAAATTATTTGTCCTTTTTTAGTCATTGGTGAAGTTGTATAGTCAGTAGCCATAAATATACCACCAAGCATAACACCACCAACCATAATTTCATATAAACCAGCCATAGCTCCCATATCTCCTCTTCCGAAGATAGCTCCAAGTACAGCTACAGTTCCTATATAAAATACTGGTATATGCCAAGTTATAACTCTTCTATATAATAGGTAAGCAAATCCTATAAGTAATGCAAGTGCTGATGTTTCACCTATACATCCTCCAACTTGACCTAAGAAAGCCTGTGTAAGTGAAGGTAAATGTCCGCCAGTTGCTTCAACTCCTTTTAACATAGCAAGAGGTGTAGCCCCTGTAGTTCCATCAACTGGATTTGTCCATGTTGTCATAGCAACTGGATAGCATGCAAGTAAGAATGCTCTTCCTGCAAGTGCTGGATTTACGATATTTTGTCCAATACCTCCAAATAAAGATTTAACAACTATCATAGTAAATACTGATCCAACAACAACCATCCATAATGGTAATGTTGGTGGAACGTTAAAAGCAAGTAAAAGACCTGTTACAACTGCACTTAAATCTTTTATTGTATTTGGTGTTTTAGCAAGTTTGCACCATACCCACTCTGAAGCAACACAAGATATAACTGCTGTAAGAATTACTAAAAATGCTCTTAATCCGAAGAAATATATTCCTGCTGCAGTAGCTGGTAATAATGCAATAATTACATCTCTCATAATTGATTGAACTGAACTGTTGTCACGAATATGAGGAGATGATGATACTGTATACATTGTTTCAGCCATTGTCATTCACTCCTTATTTATTTTTTTCTTTTATTTGCAAGTACTGTTCTTTTTGAAGTACGAATAGATTGAATTAAATGACGTTTTGCTGGACATACAAATGTACATGAACCGCATTCTATACAATCTAAACCATGATTTGCTTCAAATTCTTCGTACTCGTTTCTTCTTCCAACTGAATCAAGTGTTGATGGTATTAAGAACATAGGACATGCTTTAACACATCTTCCACATCTAATACAGCTTGACTCATCTGGTAAAACTGCTTGTTTTTCTGTTAAACAAAGTATTCCTGATGATCCTTTTATTACAGGTACATCTAATGTAGATATAGCCATACCCATCATTGGTCCACCTGAAATAACTTTAACTGGATCTTCTTTGAAACCATCGCAAGCTTCTACTAGTTCTCTGTAAGACATACCTAATCTTACTCTTAAGTTTTTAGGATTCTTAACAGCTTCACCTGTTACAGTTACAACTCTTGATGTAGTAGGTCTTCCATTTACAACTGCATTGTAAACTTCTCTTACAGTGTTAACATTTTGAACTATACAGCCTGCATCTGCTGGAAGTTTTCCTGAAGGTACTTCTCTTTTCATTACAGAGTAAATTAATTGTTTTTCTGCACCTTGAGGGTACTTAGTTTTTAATGCTTTAACTTCTATATTGGGAATATCCTTTGTAGCATTTCTTAATGCTTCAATAGCATTCTTTTTATTATCTTCTATACCAATGTAACCTTTTGCATTTGGATGCATATGAAGTATTATCTTAAGTCCTTCTACTATCATATTTGTTTCCTCAAGCATTAGTCTGTGGTCACATGTTAAATAAGGTTCGCACTCTGCACCATTTAATATAATTGCATCAATATTTTTATCTGGTGGTGGAGCAAGTTTTACATTTGTTGGGAAAGTAGCTCCTCCCATCCCAACTACACCAGCTTCTTTAACAAGCTCTATGATTTCTTCTTTAGTCATATCAGTGTAATTTTTGGGTTTTATAAATTCAACCTCTTCATATTGTCCATCATTTTCAACTATTACAGCAAGTGACTTTGTTCCTGAAGCTAATAGTACAGATTTTACATCTTTAACTGTACCTGATACACTACTGTGAATATTAGCAGAAATAAAACCATTAGCTTGACCTATCTTCTGTCCAACTAATACTCTATCTCCTTTTTTAACTAAACATTCAGCTGGCGCTCCTATATGTTGAGACATAGGGAACACTAATAGTTCTTTTGGATCTAAGTCTTCAATAGCTTTATTTTCGGTAAGATATTTACCATGAGGTGGATGGACACCTCTTTTAAAAGTTAAAAGTTCCATATAAATCCTCCTATCTTTACTTAAATATAATACTAAGTGTGTAGCAGTGCATGAAATTTGTATAGAAAATAAAACTTCAATACAAAATTCATAAAACTTAAGAATCTTTAATTTAAATTATAGTTATACATTAAATTTATTAAAACTAGTTGCATTATAACTATACACTTTATCAATTTTTACAAAAAAACATAGCCATTTTTAAGAAATACAAAATAACATAATATATAATAACACAATCTATTAGGCTTGTGTTACATTATGCATAATTTATTTTGACAAATTTTTCACTTACTTTTTTTAAAAATTTATCTAAATTATTTAAATTGTATTTATAAAATCTATTACATGTTTTTTATTATCGCAAATTAAAACTACATATTTAGTATTTTTTTAATATCCGTTAAAATCTCTTCTAAATACATATTACGTACATATATAAAACCATCTAACTATTATATGTAATATATGTATTTTTTCAAGATTCTTTCAAGATATAACCAACACTTAACACGTAGTTAATCATCGACTGATGCCTATATTACATAATACCACACAATGCCACATAATACCACATTTTTATTAATTCACAAAATATTAAAAGAGGTCTCTCTTTTCAGAATTTATTGTACTTATATATTTTTTTAATTTTTGAGATTTTTTTTGAAAGATTAGTAATTGATATATTTAATTTTTAGTAAATCTTTGTAGTTTTTTTTAGTAATTTCTGAAAAAAACATATTTATTATTTCAAGTATGAAATTTCTCTTTCATTAAATTTCATGCTTGCATTATTTTCGAGCATTTTATGTGAATACCTTTGAAATGTCAACTAAATTTTATATTTCACTACTACAGCCTTTAAACATCTATAATTATGAAAAATTACGCTTTGAGTGTTATTTATATTTATGCTACTATTAATTCGAAATAAAGAAGTTATATTTTTGATGAATACTTTAAGCGTTACTTCAATGCTATTTTAAATATATTTTAAGAGGAGAATTTTTATGAAAAATTTATTTAGAGATATAGGATTGCTTGTTATAGGTTGTCTTATATACTCACTTTATATTTCCGTTCTTTTAGTCCCCAACCATATTGGTACAGGGGGACTCACTGGAATTTCATTAGGTTTAAAACATCTTTTTAACCTTCCAATCGGCTTAACAACCCTTTGTTTGAATATTCCTCTGTTTATTTTTGGATATAGTTTGCTCGGTAGAAGTTTTGCGATTAAAAGTGGTATTATAGTTGTAATTTCTTCATTCATGATAGATTTTATGAATTCTACTTTTCATTTTAAACCTATAGGTGATTTACTAACTGCTACTATATTTACAGGTGTAATTTCAGGATTATCAATGGCTATATTATTTATGGGAGGAGCTTCTACCGGCGGACTTGATATATCTGGAAAAATGATGAAAAGTAAGTTTCCATCATTACCTTTAACTAAAATTTTGCTATTTCAAGATATTTTAGTATATATCTTTTTATCATTAACATTAGGACCTCGTTCAGTAATGTATGCAATTATTATGAGTTTTGTAAGATCTAAAACTATTGATGCTGTACAAGAAGGCATCGCATCTTCAAGACAATGTATTATAATTTCAGAAAATCCTGAACCTATAATAGAATCTATAAAAACAAAATTAGGTAGAGGGGTTACTCTTTTAGATGCTTATGGATGTTACTCTCATACAGATAAAAAATTTATATATGTTGTAGTACAAAAAATACAGCTTAACTCTTTAAAATCTATTGTAAATAGCATTGATCCACATGCTTTTGTAACAGTTTCATCAGTAAATGATATTCAAGGGAATTTCAAACAAAAATCACTTTCAATATAATCTTATGAAATTACTTTTTATTTTTAAAATAAAAATATCCAACCTATTCATACACATGAATAAGTTGGATTTCTATTTTAGATTATCACAAATAAATGAATGTATAACTGCAAAGTATTCTCTAATATAATAATTAGGTGCTGATGATAAGTAACCTTTTGATGGTACTGCACAAACATCAATCCCCGTTCTTTTTGCTAAAAACTTTGCTCTAAACATATGAAAATCCGTTGTAACTACACATACTGATGGATTATCTTTTTTCTCTCTTTGCTTCAATATTTCTAAAGAATACTTAAAGTTTTCTGCAGTATTTCTTGATTTCTCTTCTTTTATAATTTGGTCACCATTTATACCATTTTCAATCAAATATCTTTTCATAGCTTCTGCTTCTGTAATTAACTCACCCGGCCCTTTGCCACCTGATACAATTATTTTAGTATTAGGATATTTGTATATATACTCTAAGGTTTTATTCATTCTTTCTTTTAATATTAAAGACATATAATCCCCATGAACCGCTGCCCCTAAAACAATTATATATTTTTTTTCAATAATTTTTTTAGACATACCAGAATAAATTATTAATGATTCTATAATAACAAAAGAAACCATACCTATAATTACAAAAGCTTTTATTATCACTCTAATTTTTCTGTTTATTTTATTATAATAATGTAATATTTCTGTAGTAAAACCTTTGAATAAAATAATAAAAATACCCAAAATCATCCAAATCATATGAAAACCTATAAGACCTGAAAATCTAACAAAAAACATATAATATAAAATGCTTAATACCCCCGTAGCATATGTTATTTCTGATTTTATATTTTTCAAGTAAAACATCCCTTCTTTTTTATGTAATTAAAATTTTCATATATTAAGCATAAAATTTATTTATTAGATCCATTAGTAGTTTACCAAATATTTAATAATAAAAAGCTACAAATAAGTTAATATTACATTAACTAAAATTATTGTAAATATTTTATAAATAATTTTCTTATATAACTATTTTGTTACCCTTAATTATACTGAAATATATTATAATATAATGTAGTTATTTCATAAGGAGGATACTCATGAGCACACAAAAGATTGGTAAAAAAAAATATAAATTCAAAAAACTAAGAATACTTATTGTTTTAGTTTCTTTTGTTTTTCTTTTAGGATTCTTAAGTGGAAATGTAACACATAAAATATCTAGTTTATTTACAGTAACTTCATCACTTAAGAATACTTCACCTTCTAACACCTCCCCTGTAGAATCTTCTTCTACAAAAATCCAAACCACCCAAAAAGGACAAGCTTTCTATAAAGGATCAAAGGAAATCTTAATTTCAGCTATAGGTGATTGTACTCTTGGAAGAGATGATAAATATTCATATGAAGGTTCTCTTCCTCACGTATTAAAACAACATAATAATGATTACTCATATATTTTCAAAAATGTGAATTCTATATTTAAAAGTGATGATTTAACCATAGCTAATTTTGAAGGTACACTTACCACTTCAAATTCTAAAGCAGATAAAAAATTTACTTTTAAAGCACCTATGGAATATGCTAAAATTTTAACCGAAGGAAATATTGAAGGAGTAAATCTTTCTAATAATCACATAAAAGATTATTTAGAACAAGGATTTGAAGATACTAAAATCGCCTTAAAAAAAGAAAACATTAATTTTTTTGGGGAAAATAATATATGGATAAAAGAAATACATGGTGTTAAATTTGGATTTTTAGGATATAAAGGTTTCTCGTATTCTAAGGATTTACTAGAAAAAATCAAAAATGATATATCTACATTAAAAAAACAAAATTGTATAGTTATAATTAATTTTCATTGGGGGGACGAAGGCAACTATACACCAAATAAAGTTCAACAACATATAGCTCATTACTCTATAGATAATGGAGCTGATCTTATAATAGGACATCATCCACATGTTTTACAAAGTATAGAGAAATACAACAATAAACTTATATTTTATAGTCTTGGTAATTTTGCATTTGGTGGAAATAAAAACCCTAGAGATAAGGACTCTATAATAACTCAGATAAAATTTAAAATTAGTGATTCAACTTTAAAGTCTTATGATTTTAAAATAATTCCATGTAAAATTTCATCTGTTAATTATAAAAATGACTATTGTCCAACTCCAGCACAAGGAAATGAAAAATATAATATTTTAAACAAAATTAATAACTTATCTAAAAAATTAAACTTAGATATTAATATCGATGGTAATTTTAATACAGTTTCTATGGAATAATATTATATTATAACATATGTTAAAAAAATTATATTAATAAATAAATTTTTTATTCAAAAAACTTATTGACAATTTACGTTGTAAAAAACTAGTATTTTTATTTTTTCATATAAAAATTACTAATTTTTTTGTTTTTTAATACTATATTTTATTTAAAAAAGCTATACTGAATCATACTTTGGCATTAAGTAAATTATTTCCATTTGATTGATTACGTGTTAAAATCTTATTATCCCTTATTTGAATAAATTCAATAAATCAGTACATAATTCATTAATAGGATGGAGGTGCTTAATAATTAATATTAGAACATTTTTAGGAATTATGTTTTCAAAATTTATTATGAATCTTTCAAATTTATTATATAAAGGTGGTACAAATTTTCCAGGTAAACTAGCTTTAAAATTTGATAAAAATATATTAGATACACTCTCAAAAAATTATAAGGTTATTTTAGTTACTGGAACCAATGGTAAAACTACCACTACTAGTATGATTTACACTATACTAAAAAATAATAATTTTGATGTTATAACAAATGATACAGGTGCAAATATGTATACAGGTATTATATCTTGCTTTATTAAAAATTTTAAGTTTTTTTCTAATTCCAGAATTAAATACTGTGTTTTAGAAGTAGATGAAGCAAATGTAAAATATATTACTGAATATATACATCCTGAAATAATAACAATAACTAATCTATTTAGAGATCAATTAGATAGATATGGTGAAGTTTACTCAACTTTAAATAAAATTTTAGATGGAATACATAAGTCTCCTGAATCTATCTTAGTTTTAAATGGTGACGATTCCTTATTTGGAAACTTAAATATTAACAATAAAACATTGTATTATGGATTTGATTCTCCTATTAACACTGTAAGTCAACCACCTTTAAATGCCGACGCTAAATTTTGCAAAGTATGTAAGCATCCTTATGAATATAACTTTATAACATATAACCATCTTGGAGACTTTTATTGTCCAAATTGCGGATATAAAAGACCAAGTCTAACTTATTCCATCAATAACATAATTAATTTATCATCTAATGGATCTACAGTAAAAATCAATAATAAAGATTATTATATAAATCAAGCAGGTACTTATAACATTTATAATGCTCTTTGTGCATTTTCAGTAGGCAAAATACTTGGAGTAAAAGATTCTATTATATGTAATACTTTTAAAAATTTACAAAGTAGTTTTGGAAGGCAAGAGTTAATCAAAATTAACAATAAGAATCTTAAGATAATCTTAGTAAAAAATCCAGCTGGATTTGATGAAG is part of the Clostridium botulinum genome and harbors:
- a CDS encoding CapA family protein; translation: MSTQKIGKKKYKFKKLRILIVLVSFVFLLGFLSGNVTHKISSLFTVTSSLKNTSPSNTSPVESSSTKIQTTQKGQAFYKGSKEILISAIGDCTLGRDDKYSYEGSLPHVLKQHNNDYSYIFKNVNSIFKSDDLTIANFEGTLTTSNSKADKKFTFKAPMEYAKILTEGNIEGVNLSNNHIKDYLEQGFEDTKIALKKENINFFGENNIWIKEIHGVKFGFLGYKGFSYSKDLLEKIKNDISTLKKQNCIVIINFHWGDEGNYTPNKVQQHIAHYSIDNGADLIIGHHPHVLQSIEKYNNKLIFYSLGNFAFGGNKNPRDKDSIITQIKFKISDSTLKSYDFKIIPCKISSVNYKNDYCPTPAQGNEKYNILNKINNLSKKLNLDINIDGNFNTVSME
- a CDS encoding Mur ligase family protein, with translation MFSKFIMNLSNLLYKGGTNFPGKLALKFDKNILDTLSKNYKVILVTGTNGKTTTTSMIYTILKNNNFDVITNDTGANMYTGIISCFIKNFKFFSNSRIKYCVLEVDEANVKYITEYIHPEIITITNLFRDQLDRYGEVYSTLNKILDGIHKSPESILVLNGDDSLFGNLNINNKTLYYGFDSPINTVSQPPLNADAKFCKVCKHPYEYNFITYNHLGDFYCPNCGYKRPSLTYSINNIINLSSNGSTVKINNKDYYINQAGTYNIYNALCAFSVGKILGVKDSIICNTFKNLQSSFGRQELIKINNKNLKIILVKNPAGFDEALKSIKLDDKNKSLALLLNDNYADGKDVSWIWDVDFEDLNNNNIHNIMVSGIRLYDMGIRLKVAGFDEDLFCICHNYETLLDNIESCNDSMIYLLATYTAMTSFRKFLNNKGYIKKLW
- the rsxC gene encoding electron transport complex subunit RsxC gives rise to the protein MELLTFKRGVHPPHGKYLTENKAIEDLDPKELLVFPMSQHIGAPAECLVKKGDRVLVGQKIGQANGFISANIHSSVSGTVKDVKSVLLASGTKSLAVIVENDGQYEEVEFIKPKNYTDMTKEEIIELVKEAGVVGMGGATFPTNVKLAPPPDKNIDAIILNGAECEPYLTCDHRLMLEETNMIVEGLKIILHMHPNAKGYIGIEDNKKNAIEALRNATKDIPNIEVKALKTKYPQGAEKQLIYSVMKREVPSGKLPADAGCIVQNVNTVREVYNAVVNGRPTTSRVVTVTGEAVKNPKNLRVRLGMSYRELVEACDGFKEDPVKVISGGPMMGMAISTLDVPVIKGSSGILCLTEKQAVLPDESSCIRCGRCVKACPMFLIPSTLDSVGRRNEYEEFEANHGLDCIECGSCTFVCPAKRHLIQSIRTSKRTVLANKRKK
- a CDS encoding RnfABCDGE type electron transport complex subunit G encodes the protein MENKNSTMETLMLGFKLLIITAIAGLVLGWAYKVTLTPIKQQEIKTNNEAMKQVLPSASNFTKIASVTPNDGEKFDMKLDANGSIKEVNKADGEGYAIKVGTKGYGGEILMMVGIGKDGKIGGIKILAHNETPGLGAKAPDKEFSGQYDKKSIDKSLKVVKASPSADNEIKAITGATITSNAVTKGVNEVVEFYNKELKGGQK
- a CDS encoding YdcF family protein — protein: MFYLKNIKSEITYATGVLSILYYMFFVRFSGLIGFHMIWMILGIFIILFKGFTTEILHYYNKINRKIRVIIKAFVIIGMVSFVIIESLIIYSGMSKKIIEKKYIIVLGAAVHGDYMSLILKERMNKTLEYIYKYPNTKIIVSGGKGPGELITEAEAMKRYLIENGINGDQIIKEEKSRNTAENFKYSLEILKQREKKDNPSVCVVTTDFHMFRAKFLAKRTGIDVCAVPSKGYLSSAPNYYIREYFAVIHSFICDNLK
- a CDS encoding RnfABCDGE type electron transport complex subunit D, whose product is MAETMYTVSSSPHIRDNSSVQSIMRDVIIALLPATAAGIYFFGLRAFLVILTAVISCVASEWVWCKLAKTPNTIKDLSAVVTGLLLAFNVPPTLPLWMVVVGSVFTMIVVKSLFGGIGQNIVNPALAGRAFLLACYPVAMTTWTNPVDGTTGATPLAMLKGVEATGGHLPSLTQAFLGQVGGCIGETSALALLIGFAYLLYRRVITWHIPVFYIGTVAVLGAIFGRGDMGAMAGLYEIMVGGVMLGGIFMATDYTTSPMTKKGQIIFAIAAGFLAMIIRKFGGYPEGCSYSILIMNLVVPLIDKYVRPRTFGTGEAK
- a CDS encoding YitT family protein gives rise to the protein MKNLFRDIGLLVIGCLIYSLYISVLLVPNHIGTGGLTGISLGLKHLFNLPIGLTTLCLNIPLFIFGYSLLGRSFAIKSGIIVVISSFMIDFMNSTFHFKPIGDLLTATIFTGVISGLSMAILFMGGASTGGLDISGKMMKSKFPSLPLTKILLFQDILVYIFLSLTLGPRSVMYAIIMSFVRSKTIDAVQEGIASSRQCIIISENPEPIIESIKTKLGRGVTLLDAYGCYSHTDKKFIYVVVQKIQLNSLKSIVNSIDPHAFVTVSSVNDIQGNFKQKSLSI